A single genomic interval of Streptomyces sp. 1222.5 harbors:
- a CDS encoding bifunctional GNAT family N-acetyltransferase/acetate--CoA ligase family protein, with the protein MQTSADRQERHEYPTHWEADVVLRDGGTARIRPITADDADRLVSFYEQVSDESKYYRFFAPYPRLSAKDVHRFTHHDFVDRVGLAATVGGEFIATVRYDRIGADGMPASAPADEAEVAFLVQDAHQGRGVASTLLEHVAAVARERGIRRFAAEVLPANTKMIKVFTDAGYTQKRSFEDGVVRLEFDLEPTDRSVAVQRAREQRAEAHSVRRLLVPGSVAVVGVGRSPGGVGRSTLGNLRDAGYTGRLHAVNKAFPEDLDEVDGVPAYRSVRDIEGHVDLAVVAVPAEHVPSVVAECGEHGVQGLVVLSAGYAESGPEGRERQRALVRAARAYGMRIIGPNAFGVINTAPDVRLNASLAPEMPRPGRIGLFAQSGAIGIALLSRLHRRGGGVTGVTGVSTFVSAGNRADVSGNDVLQYWYDDPDTDVVLMYLESIGNPRKFTRLARRTAAAKPLVVVQGTGAAPQGHAVRATRLPHATVSALLRQAGVIRVDTITELVDAGLLLARQPLPAGPRVAILGNSESLGVLTYDRCVAEGLRPSRPLDLTTGATAEEFHRALSAALADDTNDAVVVTAIPAIGETSPGDAELAEALRSAAADVPGKPVLVVHVELGGLAEALSAAASTAPQAAGKASGATDRAHPAVRLLPAAEGLPATAAGPSVAMTPPAEGTRLIPAYPAAERAVRALAEAVRYGQWRREAADPGKVPEYDDIDEKGAARLIGELLARGEGLTISDAQTCELLGEYGIPVRRALPAPTPDDAAEAARSLGYPVALKATAPHLRHRADLGGVRLDLADEEQLRRAYAELTELFGKPEELRPVVQGMAPRGVDTVVRAVIDPAAGALLSFGLAGAASQLLEDTAHRLVPVTDREATSLVRSIRTAPLLFGWRGSTPVDTPALEELLLRVSRLVDDHPEVVAVTLEPVVVAPHGVSVLGATVRLAPPPARDDLGPRTMPTY; encoded by the coding sequence GGACTCGCGGCCACCGTCGGCGGCGAGTTCATCGCCACCGTACGCTACGACCGCATCGGCGCCGACGGGATGCCCGCCTCCGCCCCCGCCGACGAGGCCGAGGTGGCCTTCCTGGTGCAGGACGCCCACCAGGGCCGCGGTGTCGCCTCCACCCTGCTGGAGCACGTCGCGGCCGTCGCGCGCGAGCGCGGCATCCGCCGGTTCGCCGCCGAGGTGCTCCCCGCCAACACCAAGATGATCAAGGTGTTCACGGACGCCGGCTACACCCAGAAGCGCAGCTTCGAGGACGGGGTCGTACGCCTGGAGTTCGACCTCGAACCCACCGACCGCTCCGTCGCCGTGCAGCGCGCCCGGGAGCAGCGCGCCGAGGCCCACTCGGTACGCCGGCTCCTCGTGCCCGGCTCCGTGGCGGTCGTCGGCGTCGGCCGCAGCCCCGGCGGCGTCGGCCGCAGTACCCTCGGCAACCTCCGGGACGCCGGCTACACAGGCCGGCTGCACGCTGTGAACAAGGCCTTCCCCGAGGACCTCGACGAGGTCGACGGGGTGCCGGCGTACCGCTCGGTGCGGGACATCGAGGGGCACGTGGACCTCGCCGTCGTCGCCGTACCGGCCGAGCACGTGCCCTCGGTGGTCGCCGAGTGCGGGGAACACGGCGTCCAGGGTCTCGTCGTGCTCTCCGCCGGATACGCCGAGAGCGGCCCCGAGGGCCGCGAACGGCAGCGCGCCCTCGTCCGGGCCGCGCGCGCGTACGGCATGCGGATCATCGGCCCGAACGCCTTCGGGGTCATCAACACCGCACCGGACGTCCGGCTGAACGCGTCCCTCGCCCCCGAGATGCCCCGCCCCGGCCGCATCGGACTGTTCGCCCAGTCCGGCGCCATCGGCATCGCCCTGCTGTCCCGGCTGCACCGGCGCGGCGGTGGCGTCACCGGCGTCACCGGCGTGTCCACCTTCGTCTCCGCCGGCAACCGCGCGGACGTCTCCGGCAACGACGTCCTCCAGTACTGGTACGACGACCCCGATACCGACGTCGTCCTCATGTACCTGGAGTCCATCGGCAACCCCCGCAAGTTCACCCGGCTCGCCCGGCGGACGGCGGCCGCGAAGCCGCTGGTCGTGGTGCAGGGGACCGGGGCCGCGCCGCAGGGCCACGCCGTGCGGGCCACACGGCTCCCGCACGCGACCGTCTCCGCGCTGCTCCGGCAGGCCGGGGTGATCCGGGTCGACACCATCACCGAGCTGGTCGACGCGGGCCTCCTGCTCGCCCGGCAGCCGCTGCCCGCCGGACCGCGGGTGGCGATCCTCGGCAACTCCGAGTCGCTGGGCGTGCTGACGTACGACCGCTGCGTCGCGGAGGGGCTGCGGCCGTCGCGTCCGCTGGACCTGACGACCGGGGCGACGGCGGAGGAGTTCCACCGGGCGCTGAGCGCCGCCCTGGCCGACGACACGAACGACGCGGTCGTGGTGACGGCGATCCCGGCCATCGGGGAGACGTCGCCGGGCGACGCCGAGCTGGCGGAGGCGCTGCGGTCCGCTGCGGCGGACGTCCCGGGGAAGCCGGTGCTGGTGGTGCACGTGGAACTCGGAGGGCTGGCGGAGGCACTGTCCGCCGCCGCGAGCACCGCACCGCAGGCCGCCGGGAAGGCATCCGGCGCCACGGACCGCGCCCACCCCGCGGTACGCCTGCTCCCGGCGGCGGAAGGGCTGCCGGCCACCGCCGCGGGACCGTCCGTGGCCATGACGCCCCCGGCGGAGGGCACCCGCCTCATCCCGGCCTACCCCGCCGCGGAGCGCGCGGTCCGCGCCCTCGCCGAGGCCGTGCGGTACGGGCAGTGGCGGCGCGAGGCGGCCGACCCCGGGAAGGTGCCCGAGTACGACGACATCGACGAGAAGGGCGCCGCCCGGCTGATCGGCGAGCTCCTCGCGCGCGGGGAGGGGCTCACCATCTCCGACGCGCAGACCTGCGAGCTGCTCGGCGAGTACGGCATTCCCGTGCGGCGCGCGCTGCCCGCCCCCACCCCCGACGACGCCGCCGAGGCCGCCCGCAGCCTCGGCTACCCGGTGGCCCTGAAGGCGACCGCCCCGCACCTCAGGCACCGCGCCGACCTCGGCGGCGTCCGCCTGGACCTCGCGGACGAGGAGCAACTGCGGCGGGCGTACGCCGAGTTGACCGAGCTGTTCGGGAAACCGGAGGAGCTGCGGCCGGTGGTGCAGGGGATGGCGCCGCGCGGGGTCGACACGGTCGTCCGCGCCGTGATCGATCCGGCGGCCGGGGCCCTGCTGTCCTTCGGGCTCGCCGGAGCCGCCTCGCAGCTGCTGGAGGACACGGCGCACCGGCTGGTTCCGGTCACCGACCGGGAGGCGACCTCGCTGGTGCGGTCCATCCGCACGGCACCGCTGCTGTTCGGCTGGCGCGGCTCCACACCCGTCGACACCCCCGCGCTGGAGGAACTGCTGCTGCGCGTCTCCCGGCTCGTGGACGACCATCCCGAGGTGGTCGCCGTCACGCTGGAGCCGGTCGTCGTCGCCCCGCACGGCGTGAGCGTCCTCGGCGCCACGGTGCGCCTCGCACCCCCACCGGCCCGCGACGACCTCGGCCCCCGCACGATGCCTACGTACTGA